CGCGCTGCAAGGCGCGCTCCATCTGCCCGCGCATCGACACCAATTGAGTTTTCAGCGCTTGCACCTTGTCCTCTGGCAGGCGTCCGGAGCATTCGCCTACCAGCGTTTCCAGGACCGCCAACGGCGTTTTCAGTGCATGGCCAAGGTCTGCCTGGCCACTACGCGATCGTTTGATGATCTGCTCCACCTGGCGACCCAGATGATTGATCTCGGCGACCAGAGGCTGCAGCTCCTCAGGCACTTCTTCACTGAGCTGCAGGCGCTTGCCAACATGCCACTCGGCTAACTCCCCCCGCGCGCGGCGCAACGGCAGCAGCGCGCGCCTGAGTAGCAATTGCTGGACCAGCAGGCTGATCAGAATGGCTACGCCGCCCAGCCCCCAGATCAGCCAGCGAGTCCGATCAAAGGCTTTGAGCAATGGCAGGTAATCGATGGCGACGCTGATCCGCACCGCCTCTTCTGGCAGCTCGTAGCGCCCGGACCAGACCAACAGCTGTTGATCATCCGGGCCAGCTACCAGAGTGTTGTGCAGGCCTTCGGCGTCCAGCGGCAGGCGGGTGTCCCAGAGTGAGCGCGAGCGCCAGCGCTCGCCGGCGTCGATGACAAAATAGCGCCCTGAATACAGCCGCTGATAATCCGGATCAATCCGTTGCACATCCAGATACAGCCCGTCGGGACCGGAACGCAGGGCGGTCAGCAGGCTATCGGTTTCCCGCTGCAGCACCGTAGTCAGGTAGCCGCGCAGGGCCTGATCGAACAGCCAGACACTACCCTGCCCCACCAGCATGACGGTGGCCAGCATGATCGCAATCAACCCCAGGCCCAGTTGCCGGCCAATGCTTCTCACTGCGCGCGCCCGCAAAATATGTAACCTTGCCCACGCCGGGTCTGGATACTGTCGCGACCGACCTTGTGACGCAGGTGATTGATCTGTACTTCGATCACGTTGGAATCGCGTTCGCTTTCATATTCATACAGATGCTCGGACAACCGCGTTTTCGACAACAACTGGCCAGTGTGCAGCATGAAATAGCGCAGCAGCTTGAATTCGGTAGCAGACAGTTGCACAGCGTCCAACCCTGCTCCAGACACCTGCTGCTTGCTTTCATCCAGCGCCAGACCGCCCGCCTGCAATAGCGCTTGCGGTTGACGCCCGTGGCTGCGCCGCAGCAATGCCTGCACCCGCAGCAGCAGCTCCTCGGAGTGGAAGGGTTTGATCAGATAATCATCCGCGCCGGCGCGCAAGCCCTCGACTCGCTCGCTCCAATTGCTGCGGGCGGTCAGTATCAGCACTGGCAAGGCGACTCCGGCGGCGCGCCAACGCGTCAGAATCTCCAGCCCATCCATCCCCGGCAAACCCAGATCCAGAATGCACAGATCATAAGGCTCCTGTTCACCCAGAATCAGCGCATCGCGGCCGTCGGCACGCCAGTCCACCGCGTAACCAGCATCCTTGAGCACAGCACACAGACTGTCCGCCAGCTCGACGGTGTCCTCCACCAGTAACAACCGCATCAATCTTCCTCATCGATATCCAACAGCTTGCCCGTCACCGCATCGTATTCCAGCTCCAGGACTCGGTGCGCGTTGGTGACGATTTCCAACTCATAGACATAGCGCCCATCGTCCCACTCCAGTTCCGCCTCCAGAAAGCGCCCGGGGAAGCGTTCGAGCGCATCGTCGAGAAATTCCTGCAGGGGTTTGACCACGCCCTGCTCGACCAGATACAGCGCTTCATCCTGATCGATATCCCGCCCTGCGTAACTGACTGTGGCCCAGCCCAGCGACAAACTTAACAGCGCCCAACAGAAAAAGCCGCGCAAGGCGGCTTTCTGGTTACTGCGGGAACGATTAGCTGTCTTTTTCATTCTTGAGAATTTCAGCATTGGTAGCATCCATATCAATATCCCACTCTGCACCTTGTGCATCGCGGATTTCGACTTTGTAGATATAACGGCCGTATTCCTGCTCCAGCTCGGTATCAGTAATGGTACCGGCCTGAGTGGCCAGGGCTTTTTCGTTCAATTTGTCAAAGGACTGAATAGTACCGTCAGTGATCAGCTTTTGAGCTTCATCAATGCGTACGTCATCGGCCAACACAGCAGCACTACCCAGAGTCAGAACAGCAGCACAGGACATTGCGATAAGATTTTTCATACTATAGATCTCCGTTGTTTGAGTACGCTTGCATACTAGTAGCCCAAGCTGAAGCCAAACTTAAAAACGGTCGGTCCTGGAAAAACAGGCTGCAACAAGGATACCGCATGACCGCAATACATATTTCATCCCCGGCACTGGAACTACGCGCCGGCCATCAGGCACTAGTGCATATCCGTGAGCAAGGGCTGCAGCCGGCTGACGTGCACATGATCCCCGGTGCTGCCGGCGGCCCCAAGGCGCTGGGCATTCAGGGTCTGGATCTGGCCCTGTTCGGTGACTGGCTGCCGCGCACGCCACAACCGCGCAGCCTGATTGGCGCATCGATTGGCAGTTGGCGGTTTGCCAGCGCCTGCTTGCCCGATCCGGTAGAGGGTCTTCGTCGGCTCGGCGAGCTGTACACCAGCATGCAGTTTCCCAAGGGCATCAGTATGGCGCAGATCAGCCAGCGCTGCGGAGCCATGCTCGACGACCTGCTGGGTGGGGATGCGCACAGCATTCTGCACAACCCCCAGTACCATCTGAACATCATGGTGGTGAAAAGCCTGGGCCTGCTGCAACACGATACGCGCTCGCGGCTGGGTTTGGGGCTGGGCGGGGTGATTGGCGCCAACCTGCTGGGCCGCCGACATCTGAAGCGCTATTTCGAACGGGTGATCCTGCATGATCCGCGTCAGCGTCCGCCGTTGGCGGACCTGGTCGACTTTCCCAGTGAGCACATCAGTTTAAACACCGGCAACCTGCGCTCTGCGTTGATGGCCTCCGGCGCCATCCCCTGGGTTATGCAGGGGGTACGCGATATTCCCGGCGCTCGCCTTGGCGTCTATCGGGATGGCGGTCTGCTCGACTATCACCTCGACCTGCCTTACCAGGCCCCCGGCGTGGTGCTTTACCCGCACTTTCTTGATCGCGTTGTCCCTGGCTGGTTCGACAAGAGCCTGCCCTGGCGTCGGGGTAATCTCGAGCAGTTGAAAAACGTGTTGTTGATGTCGCCCTCGCGCGACTATCTCGCCAAATTACCCTTCGGCAAGTTGCCGGATAGGCGCGACTTCAATCGTTTTCTCGGCGATGACGCTGGCCGCCAGCGTTACTGGCGCACCGCCATGGCCGAGAGCCAGCGGCTCGGCGATGAATTTCTCGAATTGGCTGACTCAGGAAAAATGCATGAACGCATCAAGCCGCTGTAACAGTAGGGACCTGCAATCACCTGGTCGATTGGCCGCGTGAGGCGCCAACTGGCGCTGCCCATGGATAGCAGGCATGCCTTGGACGATGCGCTGATCCTGGCGCGGCTGGCCATCGCCTACGCCCTGCTCGCCCTGTTCAGCCATCATGCCGCAGCCCTGTTGATGCAATTGAGCGGCATCCGTTGGCATATCGATACGCAATTCCTGCTGCTGGATGCGCTGTTTGCCGGGTTAGTCATTCTGGGCAGCCTGATTATTGCCTGGTTACTTTCACCGCGCCAGCCGATGCCCTGGCTCTGGGGCGCCGGCCTCTCGTTGCCCGGTTTGCTGCTAGCCAGCCTGTTTGCTGTTGCCATGGTGCTGGGCGCAGATCCGCTCGCCAGCTGGCTGGATATCCGCCTACCCATCGCGTTGGAGCCCGAAGCACCCAGTCGGCCCCAAGCCATTACACCGTTGCTCGATCTACCCTGGCCGCGCCTGATAGCCGGGCTACTGATCGCCATCCTCTGGGTACCGATCGCCGAAGAAGTGGTCTTTCGCGGCTGGTTATTCAAGTCGCTGCAACGCACCCGCCCGGGCATTTGGCTGGCATTGCCAGTGACCACGCTGATCTTTGCCTTAATGCACAGTTTCTACAGCCCCGGGGGCGTGTTGGTGATTGCCTTGCTCGGCGCCCTGCTCGGCTGGCTGCGCTGGAAATACGACCAGTTGATCCTGTGCATTGCTGCCCACGCGCTCTACAACGGCCTGACGCTGCTACTGGTAGCGCTGGAATGAGGCGCCGGGCTGGCAAGTAAATGTTGGATAAAATGCGGCACCTGGGCTCCGGCGGTCGTGCGCCAAACCAGCATCAGCTCCTTGTTCAAGCCAGCCCCCGCCAGAGGAATAGCACAGAGCGCACCCCTCTCCACCTCTTGCGTTACAGTAGACGCAAGCACCAGCGAAATACCCAGCCCTGCACGTACCGCCTGCTTGACCGCTTCGGTGCTGCCCAATTGCATGGACACGCTGGGAAGCTGATCAGCGCGTGCGAAGAACTCAGCCAGCAGCCGCCCGGTACCCGTACCGGATTCTCCGCCTATCAGTGCCATACCGGCGAGATGTTCCGGCGTAATCTCTGCCAGGCAGGCGAACGGATGATCCGGCGGCACAATCACCACCACAGGCTCATTGCGCCACGGCCGGGACTCGAAGCCATCGAGCGGCTGCCACCACTCCATTACCGCCATATCGATCTCAGCCTGGCTCAGCTTCTGCGCAATAGTCGGATTGTTGTCGATCACCAGGTCGAGTGCGGCATCGCCTTGCTCGGCCAAAAACGACCGTACGTGCGGTTGCAGCAGATAGATGCCGATATTGGAGCTGGCACCGACCCGCCACTGCTCGCCATGCACCGCTGCCAGTGCACGCTGGTTCAGGCTCAGCATGCTCAGGGCAAAAGGCATCAACCGCTGGGCCCCCGCAGTGGGGTGGCAGCCACTGCGGCCGCGCTGCACCAGGGCGATACCCAGTTGCTCCTCAAGCTTCTGGATATGCTGGGTCACCGTAGGCTGGGCCAACCCCAGGCTGTCAGCAGCGGCCTTGAAACTGCCCTGCTGAAACAAGGTAACCAAGGTATTGATCCAGGTGAGGTTCAACATACAACCGCCCGGGGATTGACCGGCCGATTAGCCGCGTCCTGCGGCTCCTCGCCCAGCAGCACCTGCAAAATGTTATCCGCGGCGCGACGCTCTATCGCCAGCCTCACGCGGCTGACGGCTGATCCAATATGGGCACTGAACAGGGTATTGGGGTGGGCCAGCAGGTCCGGATCAATGCAGCGCGGCCGCCCTTCCAGAGCCCAGTCTTCCATTTCGAATACATCGGCTGCATAGCCCGCCAGGTGTTCGTTTTGCAGCGAGCTCAATACGGCTTTCTCATCAACTACCGAGCCCCTGCAGGGATTGATCAGAAAGGCCCCAGGTTTCATCTGCGCGAGTCGCGCGGCGTTCAGCGTGTGCAACGTTCTGGGCGTCAATGCCAATGCCAGGATCACCACGTCGGACTCCTCGAGCAGCGTATCCAACGCGCAGTGTTGCATCTCCAGCGCCGTCTCTTGCGCCTTATCCAGCGGCTGTACCTCACTGTAGCAAATCTGCGCACCCCAGCCCTTGAAGCGCTGAGCCAGGGCTTGGCCAATCGCGCCCATACCGATGATGCCCAGACGCGTACCTTCGATACCCAGCCCGTAGAACTGCGGCCGCCAGCCCTGGAACTGCCCCGTGCGCACATACGCGTCAGCGGCCCTGACCTGACGTAGCAAGCCGATCGTCAGTCCCACTGTCAATTCTGCCGTCGGCACTGTCAGCAGGTCCGGCACAAAGGTCAGCCACACACCACGTTCGCTACAGGCCTGTGTATCGAAGTTATCGAAACCCTTGAGCGCCGCGCCTATCACCTGCAGATGTGGGCAGGCGTCAAGAAAATCAGCCCCGACACGGTCCGGCATGAACGCCATCATCGCCTGGGCATCGCGGACCCGATGTAGAACTTCCTCGGGCGGCAGCGTGTCATCGCTTTGGTTGGTGATTAATTGGCAATGCGGCGCCAGCATGTCGAGCACTTCCTGATGTACCCGATGCGTAATGACTACACGTGGTTTCATAAAATTCTCTTATTTGAATGCTTTACGCAGGCGGCCACTGAGGGCGTCAACCAGGGTGACCATCAACAGGATGACCAACAGAATGGCGAACACTTCCTGGTACTGCATGATGCGCAGCGAGCCCATGAGCTCGAAGCCGATCCCGCCTGCGCCAACCATGCCCATCACCGTGGACGCGCGGAAGTTGTATTCCCAGCGGTAGATGGATACGTCCGCGAACTGCGGCATCACCTGGGGCAGCACCGCGTGATAGAGCACCTGCAATGGCGAGGCGCCCGCCGCCCTGGCCGCCTCTACCGGGGCTTCATCCACATGCTCAATCGCTTCAGCAAAAAACTTGCCGACCATGCCTATCGAGTGCAGACCCAACGCCAGTACGCCCGGCAACGCGCCAAAACCCACGGCGGCCACAAAGATGATGCCCATGATCAGCTCTGGCACCGAACGCAATGCATTCAGCAGTACGCGTGCAAGCTGGAACACCACTGGGTGAGGCGACGTATTGCGTGCCGCCAGAAACGCCAGAGGCAGCGAAAACAGCACTGCCACGGCCGTACCAGCGATACTCATCGCCAGGGTATCCACCAGTGGCAGAAACCAGTCGGCTGCGTTGCCAAAGTCGGGGGGGAAGGACTCCCCCGCCAGTGTCATGATCGCCGGTACACCCTCGGCGAGTGTGCCTGCGTTCAACAAGCCGACATACCAGGCGGCAGTCAGTATGATGCCGAGCAGTACCAGCAGCTGCAGCAGGCGCCGCTTCCAACCCTGGCTGTAGCGATCAAGTGTCTGTTCATGCTCAGAGAGCGGTTGGGGCATTGCTTCGCTGGAGTGCATGTTCATCGGTACCCCTTAC
This genomic stretch from Halopseudomonas pelagia harbors:
- a CDS encoding PepSY domain-containing protein; this translates as MKKTANRSRSNQKAALRGFFCWALLSLSLGWATVSYAGRDIDQDEALYLVEQGVVKPLQEFLDDALERFPGRFLEAELEWDDGRYVYELEIVTNAHRVLELEYDAVTGKLLDIDEED
- a CDS encoding response regulator transcription factor, with the protein product MRLLLVEDTVELADSLCAVLKDAGYAVDWRADGRDALILGEQEPYDLCILDLGLPGMDGLEILTRWRAAGVALPVLILTARSNWSERVEGLRAGADDYLIKPFHSEELLLRVQALLRRSHGRQPQALLQAGGLALDESKQQVSGAGLDAVQLSATEFKLLRYFMLHTGQLLSKTRLSEHLYEYESERDSNVIEVQINHLRHKVGRDSIQTRRGQGYIFCGRAQ
- a CDS encoding ATP-binding protein; this translates as MRSIGRQLGLGLIAIMLATVMLVGQGSVWLFDQALRGYLTTVLQRETDSLLTALRSGPDGLYLDVQRIDPDYQRLYSGRYFVIDAGERWRSRSLWDTRLPLDAEGLHNTLVAGPDDQQLLVWSGRYELPEEAVRISVAIDYLPLLKAFDRTRWLIWGLGGVAILISLLVQQLLLRRALLPLRRARGELAEWHVGKRLQLSEEVPEELQPLVAEINHLGRQVEQIIKRSRSGQADLGHALKTPLAVLETLVGECSGRLPEDKVQALKTQLVSMRGQMERALQRARLAPESQAGRRFNAAEDLPWLLESLERIHGDKVRMQTLIHPQAAADWPFEREDMLELLGNLLDNACKWAGATVQFECALNHKELILHVRDDGPGVPEEEHARILRRGQRLDQTVNGQGLGLAIVGDLVEVYRGQVTLAEAALGGLEVTVVLPWQN
- a CDS encoding LysR family transcriptional regulator; translated protein: MLNLTWINTLVTLFQQGSFKAAADSLGLAQPTVTQHIQKLEEQLGIALVQRGRSGCHPTAGAQRLMPFALSMLSLNQRALAAVHGEQWRVGASSNIGIYLLQPHVRSFLAEQGDAALDLVIDNNPTIAQKLSQAEIDMAVMEWWQPLDGFESRPWRNEPVVVIVPPDHPFACLAEITPEHLAGMALIGGESGTGTGRLLAEFFARADQLPSVSMQLGSTEAVKQAVRAGLGISLVLASTVTQEVERGALCAIPLAGAGLNKELMLVWRTTAGAQVPHFIQHLLASPAPHSSATSSSVRPL
- a CDS encoding CPBP family intramembrane glutamic endopeptidase; its protein translation is MDSRHALDDALILARLAIAYALLALFSHHAAALLMQLSGIRWHIDTQFLLLDALFAGLVILGSLIIAWLLSPRQPMPWLWGAGLSLPGLLLASLFAVAMVLGADPLASWLDIRLPIALEPEAPSRPQAITPLLDLPWPRLIAGLLIAILWVPIAEEVVFRGWLFKSLQRTRPGIWLALPVTTLIFALMHSFYSPGGVLVIALLGALLGWLRWKYDQLILCIAAHALYNGLTLLLVALE
- a CDS encoding PepSY domain-containing protein; this translates as MKNLIAMSCAAVLTLGSAAVLADDVRIDEAQKLITDGTIQSFDKLNEKALATQAGTITDTELEQEYGRYIYKVEIRDAQGAEWDIDMDATNAEILKNEKDS
- the phnE gene encoding phosphonate ABC transporter, permease protein PhnE, with protein sequence MPQPLSEHEQTLDRYSQGWKRRLLQLLVLLGIILTAAWYVGLLNAGTLAEGVPAIMTLAGESFPPDFGNAADWFLPLVDTLAMSIAGTAVAVLFSLPLAFLAARNTSPHPVVFQLARVLLNALRSVPELIMGIIFVAAVGFGALPGVLALGLHSIGMVGKFFAEAIEHVDEAPVEAARAAGASPLQVLYHAVLPQVMPQFADVSIYRWEYNFRASTVMGMVGAGGIGFELMGSLRIMQYQEVFAILLVILLMVTLVDALSGRLRKAFK
- a CDS encoding phosphonate dehydrogenase — protein: MKPRVVITHRVHQEVLDMLAPHCQLITNQSDDTLPPEEVLHRVRDAQAMMAFMPDRVGADFLDACPHLQVIGAALKGFDNFDTQACSERGVWLTFVPDLLTVPTAELTVGLTIGLLRQVRAADAYVRTGQFQGWRPQFYGLGIEGTRLGIIGMGAIGQALAQRFKGWGAQICYSEVQPLDKAQETALEMQHCALDTLLEESDVVILALALTPRTLHTLNAARLAQMKPGAFLINPCRGSVVDEKAVLSSLQNEHLAGYAADVFEMEDWALEGRPRCIDPDLLAHPNTLFSAHIGSAVSRVRLAIERRAADNILQVLLGEEPQDAANRPVNPRAVVC